From the Kitasatospora viridis genome, one window contains:
- the cobN gene encoding cobaltochelatase subunit CobN encodes MILLLSTSDTDLLSARASDGPVAYRLGNPARLSAADLPELVEGTDLVVVRLLGGRRAWQEGLDVLLAGPRPVVVLSGEQAPDAQLMELSTVPAGLAAEAHAYLAHGGAANLAELGAFLSDTVLLTGHGFAPPASAPDWGPLERTPANTDGPSVAVLYYRAHHMSGNTAFVEALCGAIEQAGGQARPFFCSSLRGAPAELLAELGAADAIVTTVLAAGGTRPADAQAGGDEEAWDAGALAALDRPILQALCLTWSREQWEGSDDGLSPLDTATQVAVPEFDGRLITVPFSFKELDEDGLTVYVADAERAARVAGIAVRHARLRHVPPAERRLALVLSAYPTKHARVGNAVGLDTPASLARLLRRLGAEGWDLGEGFPGMEPTEDEHEGDALIKALIDAGGYDQDWLTEDQLARNPVRIPAADYRRWYAGLPAGLRARVEEHWGPAPGELYLDRSQNPDGDIVLAAMRAGNLLVLVQPPRGFGANPVAIYHDPDLPPSHHYLAAYRWIAAAQSDGGFGADAIVHLGKHGNLEWLPGKTAALSADCGPDAALGDVPLIYPFLVNDPGEGTQAKRRAHATLVDHLVPPMARADSYGDIARLEQLLDEHSNIAAMDPAKLPAIRAQIWTLIQAAKLDHDLGLDERPEDDGFDDFLLHVDGWLCEVKDAQIRDGLHVLGNAPVGAERVNLVLSILRARQIWGGVSALPGLREALGLDEAALTLGATDAAEAKARELVEAMEAADWDASKVAEVAEGHPAAVAEVLEFAARQVVPRLASTTDELDAVIHALGGGFVPPGPSGSPLRGLVNVLPTGRNFYSVDPKAVPSRLAWETGQALAASLVERYQADNDGAFPPSVGLSLWGTSAMRTAGDDIAEAFALLGVRPVWDDASRRVTGLEAVPLEELGRPRIDVTLRISGFFRDAFPHVVALLDDAVRLAAAQEEADEQNFVRAHVQADLAEHGDERRATVRVFGSRPGTYGAGLLQLIDSRDWRTDADLAEVYTVWGGYAYGRGLDGRPAREEMETAYKRITVAAKNTDTREHDIADSDDYFQYHGGMVATVRALTGSAPAAYIGDSTRPETVRTRTLTEEAARVFRARVVNPRWLEAMRRHGYKGAFEMAATVDYLFGYDATTGVVADWMYERLTQEYVLDPVNREFLTGANPWALHGISERLLEAAERGLWAEPDPQLLAELQAAFLESEGDLEGED; translated from the coding sequence ATGATCCTGCTGCTGTCCACCTCCGACACCGACCTGCTCTCGGCCCGCGCGTCCGACGGCCCGGTCGCCTACCGGCTCGGCAACCCGGCCCGGCTCTCGGCGGCCGACCTGCCCGAGCTGGTGGAGGGCACCGACCTGGTGGTGGTGCGACTGCTCGGTGGCCGGCGGGCCTGGCAGGAGGGGCTGGACGTGCTGCTGGCCGGGCCGCGCCCGGTGGTGGTGCTCAGCGGCGAACAGGCGCCGGACGCCCAGCTGATGGAGCTCTCGACGGTGCCGGCCGGCCTGGCCGCGGAGGCGCACGCCTACCTGGCGCACGGCGGGGCGGCCAACCTGGCCGAGCTGGGTGCCTTCCTCTCCGACACCGTGCTGCTCACCGGCCACGGCTTCGCGCCGCCCGCCTCCGCGCCCGACTGGGGTCCGCTGGAGCGGACCCCGGCGAACACCGACGGCCCGAGCGTCGCCGTCCTCTACTACCGCGCCCACCACATGAGCGGCAACACCGCGTTCGTCGAGGCGCTGTGCGGGGCGATCGAGCAGGCCGGCGGCCAGGCCCGGCCGTTCTTCTGCTCCTCGCTGCGCGGTGCGCCGGCCGAGCTGCTGGCCGAGCTGGGCGCGGCCGACGCGATCGTCACCACCGTGCTGGCGGCCGGCGGCACCCGGCCGGCCGACGCGCAGGCCGGCGGCGACGAGGAGGCCTGGGACGCCGGCGCGCTGGCCGCGCTGGACCGGCCGATCCTCCAGGCGCTCTGCCTGACCTGGTCGCGCGAGCAGTGGGAGGGCAGCGACGACGGGCTCTCCCCGCTGGACACCGCCACCCAGGTCGCGGTGCCGGAGTTCGACGGCCGGCTGATCACCGTGCCGTTCTCCTTCAAGGAGTTGGACGAGGACGGCCTGACCGTCTACGTGGCCGACGCCGAGCGGGCCGCCCGGGTGGCCGGCATCGCGGTGCGGCACGCCCGGCTGCGCCACGTGCCGCCGGCCGAGCGGCGCCTGGCCCTGGTGCTCTCCGCCTACCCGACCAAGCACGCCCGGGTGGGCAACGCGGTCGGCCTGGACACCCCGGCCAGCCTGGCCCGGCTGCTGCGCCGCCTCGGCGCGGAGGGCTGGGACCTGGGCGAGGGCTTCCCGGGCATGGAGCCCACCGAGGACGAGCACGAGGGCGACGCGCTGATCAAGGCGCTGATCGACGCGGGCGGCTACGACCAGGACTGGCTGACGGAGGATCAGCTGGCCCGCAACCCGGTGCGGATCCCGGCCGCCGACTACCGCCGCTGGTACGCCGGCCTGCCGGCCGGCCTGCGGGCCCGGGTCGAGGAGCACTGGGGCCCGGCGCCCGGCGAGCTCTACCTGGACCGCTCGCAGAACCCGGACGGCGACATCGTGCTGGCCGCCATGCGGGCCGGCAACCTGCTGGTGCTGGTGCAGCCGCCGCGCGGCTTCGGCGCCAACCCGGTGGCGATCTACCACGACCCGGACCTGCCGCCCTCGCACCACTACCTGGCCGCCTACCGCTGGATCGCGGCCGCCCAGTCCGACGGCGGCTTCGGCGCCGACGCGATCGTCCACCTCGGCAAGCACGGCAACCTGGAGTGGCTGCCCGGCAAGACCGCCGCGCTCTCGGCCGACTGCGGCCCGGACGCGGCGCTCGGCGACGTGCCGCTGATCTACCCGTTCCTGGTCAACGACCCGGGCGAGGGCACCCAGGCCAAGCGCCGGGCGCACGCCACGCTGGTCGACCACCTGGTGCCGCCGATGGCCCGGGCCGACTCCTACGGCGACATCGCCCGCCTTGAGCAACTGCTCGACGAGCACTCCAACATCGCCGCGATGGACCCGGCCAAGCTGCCGGCCATCCGCGCCCAGATCTGGACCCTGATCCAGGCCGCCAAGCTCGACCACGACCTGGGCCTGGACGAGCGTCCTGAGGACGACGGCTTCGACGACTTCCTGCTGCACGTCGACGGCTGGCTCTGCGAGGTGAAGGACGCCCAGATCCGGGACGGCCTGCACGTGCTGGGCAACGCCCCGGTCGGCGCCGAGCGGGTCAACCTGGTGCTGTCGATCCTGCGGGCCCGGCAGATCTGGGGCGGCGTCAGCGCGCTGCCCGGGCTGCGCGAGGCGCTCGGGCTGGACGAGGCGGCGCTCACCCTGGGCGCCACCGACGCGGCCGAGGCCAAGGCCCGCGAGCTGGTCGAGGCGATGGAGGCCGCCGACTGGGACGCCTCCAAGGTCGCCGAGGTGGCCGAGGGCCACCCGGCCGCAGTGGCCGAGGTGCTGGAGTTCGCCGCCCGCCAGGTGGTGCCCCGGCTGGCGTCCACCACCGACGAGCTGGACGCGGTGATCCACGCGCTCGGCGGCGGCTTCGTGCCGCCCGGGCCGTCCGGCTCGCCGCTGCGCGGGCTGGTCAACGTGCTGCCGACCGGGCGCAACTTCTACTCGGTGGACCCGAAGGCGGTGCCCAGCCGGCTCGCCTGGGAGACCGGGCAGGCGCTGGCCGCCTCGCTGGTCGAGCGCTACCAGGCGGACAACGACGGCGCGTTCCCGCCCTCGGTGGGCCTCTCGCTCTGGGGCACCTCGGCGATGCGCACGGCCGGCGACGACATCGCCGAGGCCTTCGCCCTGCTCGGCGTCCGCCCGGTCTGGGACGACGCCTCGCGCCGGGTGACCGGCCTGGAGGCCGTCCCGCTGGAGGAGTTGGGCCGCCCGCGGATCGACGTGACGCTGCGGATCTCCGGCTTCTTCCGGGACGCCTTCCCGCACGTGGTGGCGCTGCTGGACGACGCGGTGCGCCTGGCCGCAGCGCAGGAGGAGGCGGACGAGCAGAACTTCGTCCGCGCCCACGTGCAGGCCGACCTGGCCGAGCACGGCGACGAACGGCGGGCCACCGTGCGGGTCTTCGGCTCCCGCCCGGGCACCTACGGGGCGGGCCTGCTCCAGCTGATCGACAGCCGGGACTGGCGCACCGACGCCGACCTGGCCGAGGTCTACACCGTCTGGGGCGGCTACGCCTACGGGCGCGGCCTGGACGGGCGGCCGGCCCGCGAGGAGATGGAGACGGCGTACAAGCGGATCACGGTGGCGGCCAAGAACACCGACACCCGCGAGCACGACATCGCCGACTCGGACGACTACTTCCAGTACCACGGCGGCATGGTGGCCACCGTCCGGGCGCTGACCGGCTCGGCCCCGGCCGCCTACATCGGCGACTCCACCCGCCCCGAGACGGTGCGCACCCGCACCCTCACCGAGGAGGCCGCCCGGGTCTTCCGCGCCCGCGTGGTCAACCCGCGCTGGCTGGAGGCGATGCGCCGGCACGGCTACAAGGGCGCCTTCGAGATGGCCGCCACGGTGGACTACCTGTTCGGGTACGACGCCACCACCGGCGTGGTCGCCGACTGGATGTACGAGCGGCTCACCCAGGAGTACGTGCTCGACCCGGTGAACCGCGAGTTCCTCACCGGGGCCAACCCGTGGGCCCTGCACGGCATCAGCGAGCGCCTGCTGGAGGCGGCCGAGCGCGGCCTGTGGGCCGAGCCGGACCCGCAGCTGCTGGCCGAACTCCAGGCCGCCTTCCTGGAGTCGGAGGGCGACCTGGAGGGCGAGGACTGA
- a CDS encoding ATP-binding protein — MPHEWDVEPTPSAVPEARRLVVGIARFWRVPLSEDALRDVALCTSELVANAMEHTASRCRVTVRWTGERLRVEVADSSLRPPDREAAQDLLTGGRGLTLVEGLSHSWGWHPRGTGKVVWFECAADQLVTGDARLAVLVHASQYL; from the coding sequence GTGCCTCATGAGTGGGACGTCGAACCGACCCCGTCGGCCGTTCCGGAGGCCCGTCGCCTGGTGGTCGGGATCGCTCGGTTCTGGCGGGTCCCGCTCTCGGAGGACGCTTTGCGCGACGTGGCGCTGTGCACCAGCGAGCTCGTGGCCAACGCCATGGAGCACACGGCGTCCCGCTGCCGGGTGACGGTGCGCTGGACCGGCGAGCGCCTTCGGGTGGAGGTCGCGGACTCCAGCCTGCGGCCGCCCGACCGGGAGGCGGCCCAGGACCTGCTCACCGGCGGACGCGGGCTGACCCTGGTCGAAGGACTCTCGCACTCCTGGGGCTGGCACCCGCGCGGCACGGGCAAGGTCGTGTGGTTCGAGTGCGCGGCCGACCAGTTGGTGACGGGAGATGCGCGGCTCGCGGTGCTCGTCCACGCCTCCCAGTACCTCTGA